In Tenacibaculum pacificus, a single window of DNA contains:
- a CDS encoding PAS domain-containing protein — MIKNPLRPQQIIDEEIKWNKTQTISSKTDASGTILYMNDTFETVSEYNKIELIGEPHSIIRHPDMPKVVFKVLWDNLKNKNNFHAIVKNLTRTGRYYWVITDFTIDKDEKGNVTGYTGRRKAVPNSVIEKIKPLYETLLNIEKVKGEAASELYFDAYLKEEIGKNYDDFVVDLFTEESLKMEKQQQIDANPKLEENGKGKIKKGLNWFFFGDFL; from the coding sequence ATGATAAAAAATCCCCTACGTCCACAACAAATTATTGATGAAGAAATAAAATGGAACAAAACACAAACCATTAGTAGTAAAACGGATGCTTCTGGTACAATTCTTTATATGAATGATACTTTTGAAACAGTTTCAGAGTATAATAAAATAGAATTAATTGGTGAACCACATAGTATTATCAGACACCCAGATATGCCTAAGGTTGTTTTTAAAGTATTATGGGATAACTTAAAAAATAAAAATAATTTTCATGCAATTGTTAAAAACCTTACCAGAACAGGTAGATATTATTGGGTTATTACCGATTTTACAATTGATAAAGATGAAAAAGGAAATGTTACTGGTTATACTGGTCGTAGAAAAGCAGTACCAAATAGTGTTATCGAAAAGATAAAACCACTATATGAAACTCTTTTAAATATTGAAAAAGTAAAAGGTGAAGCAGCAAGTGAGTTATATTTTGATGCATATTTAAAAGAAGAAATTGGTAAAAATTACGATGATTTTGTAGTTGATTTATTTACCGAAGAATCTTTAAAAATGGAAAAACAACAACAAATAGATGCTAATCCAAAACTAGAAGAAAATGGAAAAGGTAAAATTAAAAAAGGATTAAATTGGTTTTTCTTTGGTGATTTTCTATAA
- the ruvA gene encoding Holliday junction branch migration protein RuvA yields the protein MITQIKGKLVEKSPTNVVIDCNGVGYLLHISLQTYSLLPADENVLLYTHLSIRDDAHTLYGFFTKVEREIFRLLTSVSGVGPSIARTMLSSMTSEEIQQAIASENVKAIQSVKGIGIKTAQRVIVDLKDKIVKLFDLDEVSITQNNTNKEEALSALEVLGFLRKQADRVIGNILKETPDASVETLIKKALKNL from the coding sequence ATGATAACACAAATAAAAGGTAAACTTGTAGAAAAAAGTCCTACAAATGTGGTAATTGACTGTAATGGAGTAGGCTACTTATTGCATATTTCTTTACAAACTTATTCGTTATTACCTGCGGATGAAAATGTGTTGTTATATACTCATTTATCTATTCGTGATGATGCGCATACTTTATATGGATTTTTTACTAAAGTAGAACGAGAAATATTTAGATTGCTTACTTCCGTTTCTGGAGTAGGACCAAGTATTGCCAGAACAATGTTATCATCAATGACATCCGAAGAAATACAACAAGCTATTGCTTCGGAAAATGTAAAAGCAATACAATCGGTTAAAGGAATCGGAATAAAAACAGCGCAACGTGTTATTGTTGATTTAAAAGATAAAATTGTAAAACTTTTTGATTTAGATGAAGTTTCAATTACTCAAAACAATACAAACAAAGAAGAAGCGTTATCAGCTTTAGAAGTTCTTGGTTTTTTACGTAAACAAGCAGATAGAGTTATTGGAAATATACTAAAAGAAACACCTGATGCTAGTGTTGAAACACTAATAAAAAAGGCGTTGAAAAACTTATAA
- a CDS encoding NADP-dependent malic enzyme — protein sequence MSDSRKRREALLYHAKPKPGKIAVVPTKKYATQHDLALAYSPGVAEPCLEIAKDKNNVYKYTAKGNLVAVISNGTAVLGLGDIGPEASKPVMEGKGLLFKIFADIDVFDIEVDATDVDKFVETVKAIAPTFGGINLEDIKAPEAFEIERRLIEELDIPVMHDDQHGTAIISTAALKNALEIIGKDIADVKIVVNGAGAAAISCTRLYLALGAKRENVVMCDSKGVIRKDRGNLTSQKAEFATDNDVNTLEEAMHNADVFIGLSKGDVVTPEMLLVMAKDPIVFAMANPDPEIEYQLAVDTRDDIIMATGRSDHPNQVNNVLGFPFIFRGALDVRATKINEEMKMAAVHALADLAKKSVPEQVNIVYDEVSLSFGREYIIPKPFDPRLIYEIPPAIAKAAMSSGVAQEPITDWDAYREELMDRSGSGNKEIRLLHNRAKKDPKRIVFAEADHIDVLKAAQRVSDEKIGIPILLGRKEVILELKEELGFDAEVVIIDPKTDEETDRRNRYAEFFWKTRQRKGITFLEAQKWMRERNYFAAMMVNTGEADALITGYSRSYASVVKPMLELIEKDKGVTRVAATNMMLTKQGPMFLADTTININPTAKDLAKISQLTSGLAKMFGMTPHIAMLGFSNFGSSKAESSVKIREAVSYIHRNHPNVIVDGELQADFALNPELLAKEFPFSKLNGKRANILIFPNLESANITYKLMKETEGVESIGPILLGMSKPVHILQLGASVDEMVNMAAVAVVDAQNKERKNKI from the coding sequence ATGAGTGATTCTAGAAAAAGACGTGAAGCTTTGTTATATCATGCCAAGCCAAAACCAGGAAAAATAGCAGTAGTACCTACTAAAAAATATGCAACACAACACGATTTAGCGTTAGCATATTCACCTGGGGTTGCAGAACCTTGTTTAGAAATAGCAAAAGATAAAAATAATGTTTATAAATATACAGCGAAAGGAAATTTAGTAGCTGTTATATCTAACGGAACAGCTGTATTAGGGTTAGGAGATATAGGTCCTGAAGCCTCTAAGCCAGTAATGGAAGGAAAAGGATTGTTGTTTAAGATTTTTGCAGATATTGATGTTTTTGATATTGAAGTAGATGCTACTGATGTAGATAAATTTGTAGAAACCGTTAAAGCAATAGCACCAACTTTTGGAGGTATTAATTTAGAAGATATTAAAGCTCCTGAAGCTTTTGAAATAGAAAGAAGATTAATTGAGGAATTAGATATTCCTGTAATGCATGATGATCAGCATGGTACTGCTATTATTTCAACAGCAGCTTTAAAAAATGCACTTGAAATTATAGGTAAAGATATTGCAGATGTAAAAATTGTAGTAAACGGAGCTGGAGCAGCAGCTATTTCTTGTACACGTTTATATTTAGCATTAGGTGCTAAAAGAGAAAACGTAGTAATGTGCGATAGTAAAGGTGTTATCAGAAAAGATAGAGGTAACTTAACTTCTCAAAAAGCAGAATTTGCAACAGATAATGATGTAAATACTTTAGAGGAAGCAATGCATAATGCCGATGTTTTTATTGGTTTATCTAAAGGTGATGTAGTAACACCTGAAATGTTATTAGTAATGGCTAAAGATCCTATTGTTTTTGCAATGGCTAATCCAGATCCTGAAATTGAATATCAATTAGCTGTTGATACTCGTGATGATATTATTATGGCTACCGGAAGATCAGATCATCCTAATCAAGTAAATAATGTACTTGGATTTCCGTTTATTTTTAGAGGTGCTTTAGATGTTAGAGCAACCAAAATTAATGAAGAAATGAAAATGGCAGCTGTACATGCTTTAGCTGATTTAGCTAAAAAATCAGTTCCTGAGCAAGTAAATATTGTGTACGATGAAGTAAGTCTTTCATTCGGTAGAGAATATATTATTCCTAAACCATTTGACCCGAGATTAATTTATGAAATTCCTCCAGCAATAGCAAAAGCTGCAATGAGTTCTGGCGTAGCGCAAGAGCCAATTACAGACTGGGATGCTTATAGAGAAGAGTTAATGGATAGGTCTGGTAGTGGAAATAAAGAAATAAGATTATTACATAACAGAGCAAAAAAAGATCCTAAACGCATTGTATTTGCTGAAGCAGATCATATAGATGTTTTAAAAGCAGCTCAACGAGTTTCTGATGAAAAAATAGGTATTCCTATTTTATTAGGTAGAAAAGAAGTTATTTTAGAATTAAAAGAAGAGCTTGGTTTTGATGCTGAGGTTGTTATTATTGATCCTAAAACAGATGAAGAAACAGATAGAAGAAACAGATATGCTGAGTTTTTCTGGAAAACAAGACAACGTAAAGGAATTACTTTCTTAGAAGCACAAAAGTGGATGCGTGAACGTAATTACTTTGCTGCAATGATGGTAAATACAGGTGAAGCGGATGCTTTAATTACTGGATACTCAAGGTCATACGCTTCTGTTGTAAAACCAATGTTAGAGTTAATCGAAAAAGACAAAGGTGTTACTAGAGTTGCAGCAACAAACATGATGCTTACCAAACAAGGACCAATGTTTTTAGCTGATACTACAATTAATATAAATCCAACAGCAAAAGATTTAGCTAAAATAAGTCAGTTAACATCTGGTTTAGCAAAAATGTTTGGTATGACACCACATATTGCAATGTTAGGTTTTTCTAATTTTGGATCATCAAAAGCTGAAAGTTCAGTAAAAATAAGGGAGGCAGTATCTTATATACACCGTAATCATCCAAATGTAATTGTAGATGGAGAGTTACAAGCAGATTTTGCTTTGAACCCTGAATTGTTAGCAAAAGAATTTCCTTTTTCTAAGTTGAATGGTAAAAGAGCAAATATTTTAATATTTCCGAATTTAGAATCGGCAAATATTACTTATAAATTAATGAAAGAGACTGAGGGTGTAGAATCTATCGGACCTATTTTATTAGGAATGAGTAAGCCTGTACACATTTTACAATTAGGTGCAAGTGTAGATGAAATGGTTAATATGGCAGCCGTGGCAGTTGTAGATGCTCAAAATAAAGAAAGAAAAAATAAAATCTAA
- a CDS encoding AsmA family protein, translating into MKKIYKILLTIFVTLLMILILTPFLFQDKIINLVKKTVNNNITAQLDFSDANLSLLRDFPNASLQLSDVSIINGKPFKGDTLLFAKEINLELKLTELFKKTSEQLNIQSFSIDDPNVNVLVNEIGIANYDIAKPSDVKIENTDETPSNFGLSINSYAINNALIKYHDKKGKLKVQLTDFNHSGSGDFSQTNSELNTSTSTLVSFEMDGASYAKNQKITLDAILGMDLVNSKFSFLKNEAKLNNLPLIFDGYVQINENNQEIDLNFKTPSSDFKNFLGLVPETYTKSIENVKTSGDFSVAGTVKGLVTNNTIPLLDIRLKSNNASFKYPDLPKSVRDINIDVQLKNTSGYLDKTFVDINKLSFKIDEDVFSSSGKAYNITTNPTIDAKLNGTLNLANINKAYPVDLENELQGILKANLHTKFDLKAIENNTLNRIKNNGNIELNDFVYASKDIVNSINIKNSKVSFTPATITLNKFNATTGKSDLNATGNIQNLLGFLLADKKLQGTFNLKSNAFHISDFMQESTDDNQKEEENTTQEEQPVASLKIPAFLDCKILADSKTVYYDNLTLKNVKGTLLIKDEKAILQNVNANMFKGQISFNGEVNTKEKTPVFNMNLRMKSFDISESFNGLDLLKSISPIATALNGKLNSDINLSGNLNSDFTPDLSSVSGKALAELLSTKIEPKNSKALSLLNNKLSFIDLSKLDLSDIKTKLSFDKGQVSVKPFKLKYKDININVGGSHSFDQKMNYNVTLDVPAKYLGSEVQGLLSKVSAKDQNTTVPVTANITGNMKNPAVKTDLSSSVTKLSQKLIQQQKDNLINNAIGKISGNKTGNTVNTINNLLGNKKTDSTKTTTTKKEKTTETVKKVTDVLGGLFGKKKK; encoded by the coding sequence ATGAAAAAAATATATAAAATACTGTTAACCATATTTGTTACTTTGTTAATGATACTAATTTTAACACCGTTTTTATTTCAAGATAAAATTATTAATCTAGTTAAAAAAACAGTTAACAATAACATTACTGCACAATTAGATTTTTCAGATGCAAACCTTAGTTTATTAAGAGATTTTCCGAATGCATCTTTACAACTTTCTGATGTTTCAATTATCAACGGAAAACCTTTTAAAGGAGACACTTTATTATTTGCTAAAGAAATTAACTTAGAATTAAAACTTACCGAGTTATTCAAAAAAACTTCAGAGCAACTGAATATTCAATCTTTTTCTATTGATGATCCAAACGTTAATGTTTTAGTCAATGAAATAGGAATTGCAAATTATGATATTGCAAAACCTTCAGATGTAAAAATTGAAAATACGGATGAAACTCCTTCTAATTTCGGGCTTTCTATAAATTCGTATGCAATTAATAATGCCTTGATAAAATATCATGATAAAAAAGGAAAGTTAAAAGTACAATTAACTGATTTTAATCATAGCGGAAGTGGCGATTTTTCTCAAACTAATTCAGAATTAAACACGAGTACATCAACATTAGTTTCTTTTGAAATGGACGGCGCTTCATATGCTAAAAATCAAAAAATAACTTTAGATGCTATTTTAGGAATGGACTTAGTTAATAGCAAATTTTCATTCTTAAAAAACGAAGCTAAACTTAATAATTTACCTTTAATCTTTGATGGTTACGTTCAAATAAACGAAAATAATCAAGAAATAGACCTTAACTTTAAAACGCCTTCATCAGACTTTAAAAATTTTTTAGGATTAGTACCTGAAACATATACCAAAAGTATTGAAAATGTAAAAACAAGTGGTGATTTTAGTGTTGCAGGAACTGTTAAAGGACTTGTTACAAATAACACAATTCCGCTTTTAGATATCAGGCTTAAATCGAACAATGCTTCTTTTAAATATCCTGATTTACCTAAAAGTGTACGTGATATTAATATCGATGTACAATTAAAAAACACAAGCGGTTATCTTGATAAAACATTTGTTGATATTAACAAGTTATCTTTTAAAATTGATGAAGATGTTTTTTCTAGTAGCGGAAAAGCCTACAATATTACAACCAACCCAACTATTGATGCTAAATTAAACGGAACTTTAAATTTAGCGAACATCAACAAAGCATATCCTGTTGATTTAGAAAATGAATTACAAGGGATTTTAAAAGCTAATTTACATACCAAATTCGATTTAAAAGCAATTGAAAACAACACCTTAAATCGTATTAAAAACAATGGAAACATTGAACTAAACGATTTTGTATATGCTTCTAAAGACATCGTTAATTCTATTAATATCAAAAACTCTAAAGTAAGTTTTACTCCTGCTACAATTACCTTAAATAAATTTAATGCGACTACTGGTAAAAGTGATTTAAATGCTACTGGAAATATTCAAAATTTATTAGGATTTTTACTTGCTGACAAAAAACTACAAGGAACTTTTAACTTAAAATCGAATGCTTTTCATATTAGTGATTTTATGCAAGAAAGCACTGATGATAATCAAAAAGAAGAAGAAAATACTACTCAAGAAGAACAACCTGTTGCTTCTTTAAAAATTCCTGCTTTTTTAGATTGTAAAATTTTAGCAGATTCAAAAACAGTTTATTACGACAACTTAACATTAAAAAACGTAAAAGGAACTTTATTAATAAAAGATGAAAAAGCAATTTTACAAAATGTAAATGCGAATATGTTTAAAGGTCAAATTTCTTTTAACGGTGAAGTAAATACCAAAGAAAAAACACCTGTTTTCAACATGAATTTAAGAATGAAATCTTTTGATATTTCAGAATCTTTTAACGGTTTAGATTTATTAAAATCGATTAGCCCAATTGCAACCGCTTTAAACGGAAAATTAAATTCTGACATTAATTTATCAGGGAATTTAAACAGTGATTTTACTCCTGATTTATCATCTGTTTCAGGAAAAGCTTTAGCGGAATTATTAAGTACTAAAATTGAACCTAAAAATAGTAAAGCTTTAAGTTTATTAAACAATAAATTATCTTTTATCGATTTAAGTAAATTAGATTTATCTGATATTAAAACAAAATTATCTTTTGATAAAGGACAAGTATCTGTAAAACCATTTAAGTTAAAATATAAAGACATCAATATAAATGTTGGCGGAAGTCATAGTTTTGATCAAAAGATGAATTATAACGTAACTTTAGATGTACCTGCTAAATATTTAGGAAGCGAAGTTCAAGGATTGCTTTCTAAAGTAAGTGCAAAAGACCAAAATACAACTGTACCTGTTACCGCTAATATTACAGGAAATATGAAAAATCCTGCTGTAAAAACAGATTTATCATCATCAGTAACTAAATTGAGTCAAAAATTAATTCAACAGCAAAAAGACAATTTAATTAACAATGCAATTGGTAAAATATCAGGAAATAAAACTGGAAATACCGTTAATACAATTAATAATTTATTAGGTAATAAAAAAACAGATTCAACCAAAACCACCACCACTAAAAAAGAAAAAACAACAGAAACAGTTAAAAAAGTAACAGATGTTTTAGGCGGATTATTTGGAAAAAAGAAGAAATAA
- a CDS encoding PAS domain-containing protein: MQIINEEVKWDKTQTIVSKTDIHGTILYANTAFTEACEYSTIELIGEPHNIIRHPDMPKVAFKALWDALKKGKNYHAIVKNLTKTGRYYWVITDFTIDKDDDGKIIGYTGRRKAVPNSVIEKIEPLYKTLLEIEKLKGEKVSELYFEGFLKEEAGKSYDEFVVSLFEEESLKNAKKKQLATSNEPKIEVAVEEENKFKKGLNWFFFGDFL, translated from the coding sequence ATGCAAATAATCAATGAAGAAGTAAAATGGGATAAAACCCAAACAATTGTTAGTAAAACAGATATTCACGGAACTATTCTTTACGCAAATACAGCTTTTACAGAAGCTTGTGAGTACAGTACTATTGAATTAATAGGTGAACCTCATAATATTATTCGACATCCAGACATGCCAAAAGTAGCTTTCAAAGCCTTGTGGGATGCCTTAAAAAAAGGAAAAAATTATCATGCAATTGTTAAAAACTTAACAAAAACAGGTAGATATTATTGGGTTATTACCGATTTTACGATTGATAAAGATGATGATGGAAAAATTATTGGATATACAGGTCGTAGAAAAGCAGTACCAAACAGTGTTATTGAAAAAATTGAACCTTTATATAAAACACTTTTAGAAATAGAAAAACTAAAAGGTGAAAAAGTAAGTGAATTATATTTTGAAGGTTTTTTAAAAGAAGAAGCAGGTAAAAGCTACGATGAATTTGTTGTTTCTTTATTTGAAGAAGAATCTCTAAAAAATGCAAAAAAGAAACAACTAGCTACTTCCAACGAACCTAAAATTGAAGTTGCTGTTGAAGAAGAAAATAAATTCAAAAAAGGACTAAATTGGTTTTTCTTTGGTGACTTCTTGTAA